One part of the uncultured Celeribacter sp. genome encodes these proteins:
- a CDS encoding RNA-binding S4 domain-containing protein, translating into MEKRETIRLDKWLWYARFFKTRGLAAKIVTGGHVRVNTAKVAKAATAVGAGDVLTFAQGRQVRVVRITACGTRRGPAPEAQALYEDLSPPVKKEDVVPQAPKFEGKGRPTKKDRRMALLSRSDMLE; encoded by the coding sequence ATGGAAAAGCGGGAGACCATTCGTCTCGACAAGTGGCTGTGGTATGCCCGCTTTTTCAAAACCCGCGGGCTGGCTGCCAAGATCGTGACCGGTGGCCATGTCCGTGTAAACACTGCCAAAGTGGCCAAGGCGGCCACCGCGGTTGGGGCCGGAGATGTGCTGACATTTGCACAGGGGCGGCAGGTCCGCGTGGTCCGGATCACGGCCTGCGGCACCCGCAGAGGTCCGGCACCAGAGGCGCAAGCCCTCTACGAAGACCTCAGCCCGCCGGTGAAAAAAGAGGACGTCGTTCCGCAAGCGCCTAAATTTGAGGGAAAAGGTCGCCCGACCAAGAAAGATCGTCGCATGGCGCTCCTTTCCCGGTCTGACATGCTTGAATGA